Within the Nicotiana tabacum cultivar K326 chromosome 11, ASM71507v2, whole genome shotgun sequence genome, the region tttgcaaatctgtgaccaacttattgaaactggtgatatgttcattcatcgtggtaccaggaacataggtgaagtgaaacagactcttcttcatgtacaatttattttgactgtttttcttcaaaaatttatcctccagtgctttccataatttacttgcagaagtttcctttgtgtatggatatttctgttctctagcaaggtaggaccgaatggtaccgcaagcaacatggttgataattctccaatcttcttctccaataacatctggtttcttttcttcaatggccagatctagcccttgttgaaaaaggacatctagaacctcgccttgccacatcccaaaatgtccggacccgtcaaaaatttctaccgcaaatttcacatttgacacaattcttgtcataagcgaagatgccaatgatgacgtattgttgacacttgatgtagattcttcttgtttattgtctcccatatttgacacaaatattatttaatagctgacgacacaaatcaagattatttcctttctgatgtagaagatcagactaagttgcaactacagagcatactcagacaaaaccttgactcagttaccaagataaatcttttctgatgtggaagatcagactatgctgcaaccacagagcatacttagacagtaccttggctctgatactaattgttgcggaagccaaatgtatatagtgtgaataagtcacaactactataccaaaaattatgacagccaccaaataataaataagacaataaatcaacaataaatggaacaccagaatttacgaggttcggctaattttgcctactcctcggacacaaccaatattttattccactccaaaaatacaagtgaaataatattaaagagagaagatacaaatgccttaaacagatgagaaggcaaatgagaggtgtgtttaaatcctaaacattaagcctccTTTTATAGGAAAAAGTTTCCCACCAACTCCttaacccaccgatgtgggatggAAATTTGACATATAATTCAACAGAAAGTAAATGGTTGCATTGAGCATGAGATAGTTGATTATGTCTTACCTCAGTTTCAACTTATGGCTGAGAGAGTAGGACACTTCTGTTATGTCCTTTTGGCATATCAACTTACTAAAATAGATGAACTTGATGATAAACTTGAAGTCCCTCAAGTCAATTCCATGCTAGCTCATCTACTTGTGGAGATTATTCCTGTCGAACTGGAGGTTATGCACATATGTTCCACAAATTTTGAAGCTTCAAAGTCAGCTGAAGTTGGACGCTTCATTAAGCAACTTCTAGAAACCTCTCCAGACATTCTTAGAGAATATCCGATTCATCTACAAGCGCACATGGTAACTGTTCTTACTGCTAGCACTTCAGCTAGAAATATTCATGTCATGATAGAGTTCCTATTGATTATTCTCACCGATCTGTCCGAGGAATTTATTCATCAAGACAAATTGTTTGTTCTCTTGGCACGTGTTGGAGTACTTACCAGGGAGATATCAATTCTTGTTCGCGGCTTAGAGGAGAAATCAAGAAGTGAAGACAATATGGATGGAACAAAATGTGCAACTCTAGACTTGTTGGAAAATATTGAACTTCTTAAGGAAGAGTTCAAACATATTTACTTAAAAGCCCCTGAAGACTCATCTCAACATTGCTTCTCCAAGAGTGATGGACCACTCTTCATGAATCTTCTACTTAGAAACTTAAATGATTTGTTCGATTCTAATGCTTATTCAATTGCTTTGATAAAGAAAGAAATCGGGCATGTGAAAGAAGGCCTAGAATTCATAAGATTGTTCTTCGGAAATGTTGAGTAAGAATTAAGTAGAGATCTTTGGACCTGCGTTCTAAATGTGGCCTATGAGGCGGAACATGCCACTAACTCAATTCTTGCTAGAGATCATGGTCTCTTGCAGCTTATTTTCTTACTTCCTGATACCGTAGAAAAAATCAAGCTTATCAAAGAAGAGGTACTAGAGAAGATCCCCAAGAATAGGGGCCTTGTTGTTGTGAACTCTCCCAAGAAGCCAGTTGAAAGCAAGTCATCAATCGCTAGCAAAATAATTCTAGGCTTTGAGGAGGAGAAAGAGTGGATAATTAGGAAGCTTACCAGTGGACCAGCTGAGGTAGATGCTATTTCCATAGTTGGCATGCCCAGGCTTGGAAAAACTACTTTGGCTGATAGAGTATATAATGATAAAACTGTTGTTGATCATTTCGATGTTCGTGCTTGGTGCACAGTCGACCAAGAACGTAATGAGAAAAGGTTGTTGCAGAAAATTTACAATCAAATTATTGGTTTGAAAGACACATTCAGTGAGGATCACATAGATGACGACATTGCTGATAAGCTGCGGAAACTACTTTTTGGAATGAGGTACCTTATTGTCTTGGACGACTTGTGGGATACTGCAACATGGGATGAGCTAACAAAACCTTTTCCTGAATTTCAAAAAAGAAGTAGAATTATTTTAACAAGTCGGAAAAAGGAAGTGGCTTTGCAAGGAAAACGCCACAGTGATCCTCTTTATCTTCGGTTACTCACACTAGGGGAAAGTTGGGAGTTATTAGAGAAAAGGGTATTCGGAGAAGAACGTTATCCTGATGAACTATTGGATGTTGGAGAAGAAATAGCCCGAAAATTTGATGGGCTTCCTTTGGTACTTGATCTGATCGGTGGAGTCATTGCAAGGAAGGAAAAGACTAAGGCTTTTTGGATGGAAGTTCTAAATAATTTGAATTCCTTTATTCTTAAGGATGAAGAGGAAGTGATGAAGGTTATACAATTAAGTTACGACCATTTATCTGATCACTTAAAACCGTGTTTGATTTACCTTGCAAGCTATCCAAAGGACAAACATATTCTAATCTCTGATTTGACAGATTTATGGAGTGCTGAAGGGCTTGTGGAACAGACTGGGATGGAGGTTTATGTGGAAGAGTTAATTTCCAGTAGCTTGGTAATAGTTCCGAATGAGAGAGGTGCATACACGAGTTGTCAAATTCACGATCTTGTTCATGATTTTTGCTTGAAAAAAGCTAGAGAGGAAAAGTTGTTTGACTTCATAAGTTCAAGTGgtccgtcttcttcttcttcggataTGATGCCACGTGCAATGACCATTCGTTATGATCAACATTTCCTTCATTCGGATGAAAACTTTGTCATGTTCAATGCAGAAAAGGAAAATCCTTATGTTAAACACCTCCTCTCTTTGAAGGTATACATGAATGATAATGGCGAGTATGGGAAGCGCTATTATGTTTCCTCCAACTGCCACCTAAGACACTTGAGGCTTCTTAAAAGGTTGGAGCTGCGCCAAATAATTTTGATGGATTCTCTGCTGAATGAAATAGGCATGCTTGTTCATTTGAGGTGCTTAAACATTCGGATGGATGCACGAGCTC harbors:
- the LOC107790440 gene encoding putative late blight resistance protein homolog R1B-17 — protein: MPRLGKTTLADRVYNDKTVVDHFDVRAWCTVDQERNEKRLLQKIYNQIIGLKDTFSEDHIDDDIADKLRKLLFGMRYLIVLDDLWDTATWDELTKPFPEFQKRSRIILTSRKKEVALQGKRHSDPLYLRLLTLGESWELLEKRVFGEERYPDELLDVGEEIARKFDGLPLVLDLIGGVIARKEKTKAFWMEVLNNLNSFILKDEEEVMKVIQLSYDHLSDHLKPCLIYLASYPKDKHILISDLTDLWSAEGLVEQTGMEVYVEELISSSLVIVPNERGAYTSCQIHDLVHDFCLKKAREEKLFDFISSSGPSSSSSDMMPRAMTIRYDQHFLHSDENFVMFNAEKENPYVKHLLSLKVYMNDNGEYGKRYYVSSNCHLRHLRLLKRLELRQIILMDSLLNEIGMLVHLRCLNIRMDARALPLSFSNLGNLETLLVDNRGSNMVLSPSIWSLSNLQHVDIYTCSFFDLYTDEPTVLEEDSKLENLRILNSLNLTYSNEDIFKRFPNLRSLKFRIREPWDCSSARISFPRLDLLNELEEVYAQFHRSPFSKHAPEDQYCDFHFPLSVKKLELTNFNLTSDSLSKIARLPNLEDLCLRIAIIRGKEWNMEEWNTEEVTFENLKVLTLYKVSFSEWQVGEESFPVLEELYILNCHDLMEIPESFGDIASLKSITVLGNPQLKDSALKVKEYVADMTGEDKLAVM